GCGCGCAGGTGCGCGTCGACATGCGCTTGCTCGGGCACGATGCAAAGCGGCTGCATCTATACCTCGAGATGTTTGCCGGCGACAGCGGAGAGCCGGTGGCCGCAGGCGAGCAGATGCTGCTGCATGTGGATACCGGCGGCCCGCGCGCCGCCGCGTTCGATCCGGATGTCGCCGCGCACGTGCAGGCATTGGCCGACGCGCATGCCGCCCTGCCACCGGCCAGATTTGCCGGCCGCGTGATCGGCTTGCCCGCCGGAACAAAGCCGGGTGGGCCCGAGCATGCTTGAGCCGGAAATTGCCGCGTTCATCGAAAGAACCGCCGCGATTTATCCGGGGCATTCGGCTTCGCTGTCACCACCCGAACAGCGCGAGATTTACGAACGGTACGCGGCGGCGTTCACGCCCGCGCTGCCCCAAGACGTCACGACACAGGACGCGGCGTTCCAATCCGGCGCCGGCCATGCGATCGCGCTACGGCTGTACCGCAACCGTGCATGCGCTCACGAAGCGACGCGTGGCACCGTGCTGTACTTTCACGGCGGCGGTTTCGTGCTCGGCTCGTTGGATAGCCATCAGATCGTAACCGCGCGCATTGCCGCGGACACCGGACTCGACGTGATCGCGGTCGACTACCGGCTCGCGCCCGAACACCGCGCCCCAGCCGCGCACGACGATTGCCTGGCAGTCACGCTCGCCGCGCTGAAGAGCCGCTTGCCGTTCGATTTGCGGGCCGGCGCCACGCTGCAACTGGCCGGCGACAGCGCCGGCGCCACGCTCGCGGCCAGTGTGGCGATGCGCCTGCGCGACGACGGCATTCAAGGCGTGCGCGGGCTCGCGCTGGTCTATCCGATGCTCGGCACCGAGCCTCAGCCGCCCGCGCGCGAAACCGAAGCGCACGCCCCCATGCTCAAGCTGGCGGATATTCATGCATTCCGCGATCAATATTGGGGCGCACACCGGCCCTACCCTGCATGGACGATCCCGCTGGAGGCGACGCGCTTCGACGGCTTGCCGCCGACCCTGGCAATCGCGGCCGAGCATGATCCGTTGCGAGACGACGCGCGCGTCTTTGCCGGGCGTATCAGCGCAGCCGGCGGAGAAGCGCAGTTGTGGATCGGCGCCGGCCTCGTGCATGGATGCTGGCGCGCTATGGAATCGAGCCCCGGCGTGCGGAGCTTGCACGGCGAGGTGTGCCGTTTTCTGTCCGCCCATGCGGTGCCGGCGCCTGCTGGCGGTGAGCGCCGACGCTAATGCGGCGCACGGGCCGGCGTCTTGCGCAGTGCGCGGTCGGCCGGTGAGTCGGGCACCGGCAACCGTACGGTGAAGGTCGTGTGCGCGCCTTGTATCGAACTGCAATCGATACTCCCGCCCAGAAGTTCCGTGGCGCGACGGCAAAACGCGAGCCCCATGCCCGCGCCGCTGCCGTGCCGCTTGGTCGTGAAGAAGGCGTCGAAGATGTAAGGCAGCACGTCGCGCGCGATACCCGGCCCGGTGTCACGGAATTGCAGCACGCAAAAGTCCCGGTCCTGCACGGCACTGATCGTGATCTGACCATCGCCGCCCACGCTGATCGCATGCAGTGCGTTTTTCAGCAGGTTGAACAGCACGAAGACCACCACCGTGTCCGAACCTGAAAAGGCCAGGGCGGGGTCGATGGGCATCACCGTGACGCGCGCCCGCTCGTCGCTATTGAACGGATATCGCTCCAGCGCCGACGCCACGCATTGCCGCACGGAATGGCGGCTGAAGCGGCTGCGGTCCAGACGGTCGAGCGTGAAAGACGCGAGCGCCATCTCGACCATCGCGCTGGTGCCGGAAACTTCGCGCCGGATCGCGCTCGCCAGTTGGCTGATGCGTTCGGATTGGCCGGAATCGTCGTGATCGTCGTAAATCCCATGCGTGACGGCCATCCGGTACCCTTTGAACACGTGGTCCCAGACGCTGGCGATTTCGTCGGCGTGCATACCGATGGTCGCGAGCGGCGTCGATATCTCGTGCGCGATGGTCGCCGCGACGGCGTACGGGTGAATCAGGTGATAGCGGACGATGGTGATCGCCAGAAGCGCGAGACTCAGGCCGATGAACAGGACGCCCGGCGGATAGAACCGGGCACCGTAGTTGACCGCGTAGTCCGCCGCCGCGAACGAATACAGGCAAAGGCTCGCCAGACACAGATCGAGGCGTCTGCGCGCGTGCCCCTCCGCGTTGCGGCGCGCGGCGAGCAGAAGCTGCGCGCTGCGCCCGGCCAGCAACACGGTCTGCACCACATGCAAGGGATGCAGCGGCCCGGCCACGGGATAGTAGCCGAAGAAGAAGTGCCGATAGCCGGCCACCACTTCGTTGCCGGGAAGCAATATCGCAAGAACAAAGCACAGACCGTACGACGCGATCAGCAACGGCCGCTCACGGCGCTGCGCCGCCACCTCCGTGACGAAGTGATAGAAGGTCGTCGGCAGAAAGAGAATGAACAGATAGCCGCATCTGACCAGCAGTTCCGCGGTCTGCGGGTTGTCGGTCTGGAACAGCAGCGTCCATGTGCCTTGCCAGGCGAAGGTTGCCGCGCACATCAGGATGAATGGCGTGAATAGCCGCGTCGCCCCTTGCGTGATCAGTACGTACAGGCCGAACACTACGAACATCGCGGACACGAAGGCAGTCGGAATAGCGTACATGTGGCTCAACGTATCGGCCAGCTTTAGCGATTCCGCTCATTGCGCCATTGCGCGAATGTTACGAGGTCCATGCCCACTTCGGCGGCATCGATCGGGGTCCAGCTATAGAACACGTCTTCCCAGCCCGGAATGGTCTGCGGCGTCAGCGTCCTGAAGTTCATGCCGGAGCGGTAGGCCAGATTCGGCCAGAATACCGGCATCACCTCGCGCACCGCCATCTGCTTCAACAGGTCGGCCGGGCCGTCCTCGTCCGCGACGATTTCGCCTTGGGAGATCCAGTCGTTCTCGGCCCAGGCAACGAAAACGCTCGGGTTTCCGGCACGGTCGAACATCAGAATGGCGTCCTGTTCCGGGCGCCAGTAGTATTCGACGATACCGTGCGCGGCCACCAGCTCGTCGATGACCTTGCGCGTTCTCGGATCGCAATACACCGTGCCGCTATCGCCCAACGCCAGCCAGCCGCCTTCCGAGCAATGCCTGTTTTTGGCATCTTTCAGGAAATGGGCCAGCCGGTTTGCGGAATCGATATCCGTTTTTCTCAGGTATAGATCGACGATCCCGGCATTGAACGCTTTGACCGCGACGGTCTCGTCCGCCACGCCGGTCAACAGCACTTTCGCGCAGCGCAGATTGGAGATGGAGGAGAGGAACTCGACGCCGCTCATGCCCGGCATGTCGAAATCCACCACTACCGCCGCCACTTCCGCGAAGCGGGAACCGCGGGCCAGAATATCCCGCTCCGCCGAGCTTTCCACGTAGCGCTCGAAGCCCGTCTCGCTCACGCAGGCCGACGCCGGGGCAAACTCCAGTGAATTCTCGCGAGCATGCTGACGGATGAAGGCCAGCGCGGTTTGAGGCCGCGTGAAGAACAGATTGGTCGCGGCATCCGGAAAGAAACGCCGCAGGGCGTCCAGGTAGCCGTCGTTGTCATCCACGAAAACAACCGATGACGGGTACAGAACAGGTGGTCGGATAAAGTTGTTCATATATTCACGTGGTTGGTCGCACCGCCGCCGGAGGTTGGCCGCAGCAGGCCACCAGCCGGAAGAACAGGCGAGTCCGTAAGCCCTGCCGCGGGGTGGCGCCCCCTGATACGAGAGGCCGCCGACGCCCCGGCCATTGCCTGCCCGCCCCCGCTTTGCCGCATCAGGCTTTTCCGTGTGTTCGTGCAAGGAACACATCCGCGTGCCGCTTACCCGCTCATAGGGCGGATTCTCTCACGCTGGTTCCCAACTCGGTATTCCCCTGAACTATATAGTATCAACGACAGCGCTAAAGCGTGACGGGAAAATCCGCGAGATGGAGCCGGCCCTTAGGGCCGCGACGCAACCTCGTCCAGATGCTCCAGCAGATCGGCGGGGTCGTCGTAGACCCGCAGCGCGCCGGCGCGTTCGAGCTCTTCCGTGCCGTATCCGCCCGACAGCAAACCCACGCCCAGCGCGCGACAGCGTCGCGCCGCGAGCATGTCCCAGATGCTGTCGCCGACCACCACCGTATTTTCGACCGGCACGCCGAGCCGTTCGGCTGCGGCGATGAACAGATCCGGATCCGGTTTTGCATATTTGACGTCGTCGCGCGTGACGACGACCGCCTTCGCGGGATCCATACCTAGCGCCGCCAGATTGAGCGCCGCCGTTTCCATGCGGCCGCTGGTCGCCACCGCCCACGGCGTTCCGGCTTGCGTCAGCGCGTCGAGCAAGGCCCGGGCGCCCGGCAGCGGGCACACCTGCGCGCGCAGTCGCTGATAGGCCGCGGCGTGGGCCTGACGCAGGCGCTCGACCCGCTCGGCACTGATTTCGCCGTGCGTTTCCCGCAGAAGCTGATGGGTGAAAAGCCCGCCGCTCATGCCGATCTTGCGGTGAATCCGCCATACCGACAAGGGAATCCCCTCGCTGTCGAGCGCTTCTTTCCAGGCTAGAACGTGCTGGTAGACGCTGTCGACCAGGGTGCCGTCGAGATCGAAGAGGAAAGACGTCTGGATGCGCATGGCGAGCTCCTGTTGATGACTATGGCCACCAATATGCCATGCCCCGGGTTTCGCGGGTCGCCCGGAGCCGGCCTTTGTTCCCTTTGTCCCCCTTGACCCTCACGTCGCGTAAGGTTCTACGCTCCAACCCGCACACTGACCGGAGGCTCGAATGCTGTTGAAAGTGGGAGAACTTGCGAGGTTTCGACTCAGTCGCGCGACTATGTGTTGACCGCCTTCAGCGAAACAAAACTGCTGATCTACGAAAAGTATCTGTCGCCCGACGAGAGGCGGATGAGTCTGTGCTCGCGTTCATCCGCGAGGCGATGGCGAGCGTCGCGTAGCCGCGTTGATCGTGCAGGCCGGCTTTTGGCCGGCTTTTGGCCCGCTTCTGACCTTGCTTCTGACCTGCTTTGGGCGAGCAGGAGCGCGGTGGCCCGCACCGAGGCGATCCTTCAGCGCTGCCGTTCATGCTAGCCTCGTGACTCCCGCTAACAGGACGTTGCATGAACACACTTCGATTGCGCCTTCGTGGCCTGACGCGGCGACGCACGATCGCAACCGTTGCCACCCTCTTGACGATTTCGACAGGCCTGAATCACCCCGCCTTCGCGGACGCTGAACACGCAACCAGAGTGGAGTACGCCGGCACGGTGGGCGAAGCGAAGATCGGCATGACGCTTGTTCTGCGAGGAAAAAACCTCGGCAAAGGACATTACTTCTACTACCGCTACCTGAAGGACATTGCACTGACCGGCTGACAATCCGGCGCCCAACTGACATTGCAGGAAGCGAATGGGGCGTTCGATCTGCACTTCGTGGGCAATGGATCGAACGGCGACCAGCCGCTGGATTTTGCCAATAGCGTGGGCCTCGCCGGCACCTGGCGCGGCGGCGTAAAGACTTGGCCGGTCAGGCTATCCCTCGAAACCATGTCGTCCGCGGATGCGAATGCGGAACACCTGTACGGCATGATCACCGACGAATCCGACCAAGCATTCGAGGCGCGGGCCCAGGGCTTTTATTTCGCCGCGCTGAAGGGCGACCCGAAGCAGGCCGCGCGTTTCGTTCACTTTCCGCTGCGGGTGAATTGGGGTGCCTCGCATCACGAGACGATAGGTTCGGCGAATCAGCTTGCCGCCAACTGGCATCGCATATTCACGCCCAACTATCTTGCGGCGCTACGTGAAGCGGCTCCGCACGATATGCCGGTGATCAGGAGCCAGTACGCCATGCTCGGCGCAGGGCTTGCGTTCTTTACGGATAAGGGTGTCGAAGTTCTGAACGCGCAGCAATAAGCGCCGCTCGCGAAGCTGGAGGGAGTACGATCGGATGTGATCGGCTTGAGCAAATGCGTCAGCGCGACACCGGGTGTTTCTGCATTGCAAATGCGCAATCGACGCGCCGCCATTCACATCAGCGGCGCGTCGATCGTTTTCTGCGCTTATTGAACTGCTACCGGACTGCTTATCGCGCCATTTACTGGCCCGTGTATCCGAGCGGAACAGTGGCGTTGGCCTTGGCGACCGTCGCGTTGTTCGACACGATGTACTGCGGCACTTCGGTGAGCGTGAGCGCGACCTGGCCGTTGGTGTAGGCAACCGTGCTGACATTGCCGTAACCGTCGATCTTGGTCACATTGCCCGACGTGCCGGCATTGTCGACCTGGAGCGAATAGCCGGTCGAATACGTCTGGCTATACGCACCGTTGCTCGCCGGCCACTGCGCGTTGCTGTGCGTCCACGCCGCCGTCACGACCTTGCCGTTCCCCAGTTGCTGGAACGCATATGCAAAGACTCCTGACGGTGCGCTCTTGATGCGGCCCAGCGTATTCGTGCCGTCGAGAACCCGCGTCATCGTTGCGAAGGCCATCGCTTCAGGCTTCGGCGAAAGGTTCGTCGCACCGAAGGCGCCTTGTGCGTCGTTCAGATCGAAGAACGATCCGTAGCCGACTTCGCCTGGATAGTCAGGACCGTAGAACAGCGTCGTCACCTGCGCACCGCCGCCAAGCACGATGATGTGCGCCCGCACGCCAACTGCCGCATGCGCGAACAACTGGTTCTGCGACGGCACGTTCGGACCGTAGTTGAGGCCCGGATCGTAGCTCACGCCGGCTTCGGTGAAGAAGAGCTTCATGTTCGGCTTGCCTGCCTGCATGACCGATCGCAGTTGCTTCATCTGATTGTCGAGCGCATTGGCCTGGTTCGCCGGATCCGGATCCGAGTCCTGCAACTCAGGCGGATGGGACGGGTAGGTACCCGCATTCCAGTAGCCATGCGTTGCGACTGCATCGATGTAATTCCACAAACCAAGTGCGCCGAACTTCTGCAGATAACCCGTTGTGCAGGTGTCGCAGTTCGAGGCGAAAGGATTGCCGGTGCCCATCACCACCGCGTTCGGATCGGTAGAGTGAATGCCTTGATAGGCCGCCTTGTACATGGCGACGAAGTTCGCGTCGCTATCCGCCCAGCCGAGGCTCGGTTC
Above is a genomic segment from Paraburkholderia aromaticivorans containing:
- a CDS encoding thioesterase family protein encodes the protein MPQPAALPCYRDTVRAEWVDYNGHLRDAFYMLIFSFATDALIDLIGLPDAVRKERQRSIYTLEAHVNYLHEIKDGAQVRVDMRLLGHDAKRLHLYLEMFAGDSGEPVAAGEQMLLHVDTGGPRAAAFDPDVAAHVQALADAHAALPPARFAGRVIGLPAGTKPGGPEHA
- a CDS encoding alpha/beta hydrolase, which codes for MLEPEIAAFIERTAAIYPGHSASLSPPEQREIYERYAAAFTPALPQDVTTQDAAFQSGAGHAIALRLYRNRACAHEATRGTVLYFHGGGFVLGSLDSHQIVTARIAADTGLDVIAVDYRLAPEHRAPAAHDDCLAVTLAALKSRLPFDLRAGATLQLAGDSAGATLAASVAMRLRDDGIQGVRGLALVYPMLGTEPQPPARETEAHAPMLKLADIHAFRDQYWGAHRPYPAWTIPLEATRFDGLPPTLAIAAEHDPLRDDARVFAGRISAAGGEAQLWIGAGLVHGCWRAMESSPGVRSLHGEVCRFLSAHAVPAPAGGERRR
- a CDS encoding sensor histidine kinase, whose product is MYAIPTAFVSAMFVVFGLYVLITQGATRLFTPFILMCAATFAWQGTWTLLFQTDNPQTAELLVRCGYLFILFLPTTFYHFVTEVAAQRRERPLLIASYGLCFVLAILLPGNEVVAGYRHFFFGYYPVAGPLHPLHVVQTVLLAGRSAQLLLAARRNAEGHARRRLDLCLASLCLYSFAAADYAVNYGARFYPPGVLFIGLSLALLAITIVRYHLIHPYAVAATIAHEISTPLATIGMHADEIASVWDHVFKGYRMAVTHGIYDDHDDSGQSERISQLASAIRREVSGTSAMVEMALASFTLDRLDRSRFSRHSVRQCVASALERYPFNSDERARVTVMPIDPALAFSGSDTVVVFVLFNLLKNALHAISVGGDGQITISAVQDRDFCVLQFRDTGPGIARDVLPYIFDAFFTTKRHGSGAGMGLAFCRRATELLGGSIDCSSIQGAHTTFTVRLPVPDSPADRALRKTPARAPH
- a CDS encoding response regulator, yielding MNNFIRPPVLYPSSVVFVDDNDGYLDALRRFFPDAATNLFFTRPQTALAFIRQHARENSLEFAPASACVSETGFERYVESSAERDILARGSRFAEVAAVVVDFDMPGMSGVEFLSSISNLRCAKVLLTGVADETVAVKAFNAGIVDLYLRKTDIDSANRLAHFLKDAKNRHCSEGGWLALGDSGTVYCDPRTRKVIDELVAAHGIVEYYWRPEQDAILMFDRAGNPSVFVAWAENDWISQGEIVADEDGPADLLKQMAVREVMPVFWPNLAYRSGMNFRTLTPQTIPGWEDVFYSWTPIDAAEVGMDLVTFAQWRNERNR
- a CDS encoding HAD family hydrolase, which codes for MRIQTSFLFDLDGTLVDSVYQHVLAWKEALDSEGIPLSVWRIHRKIGMSGGLFTHQLLRETHGEISAERVERLRQAHAAAYQRLRAQVCPLPGARALLDALTQAGTPWAVATSGRMETAALNLAALGMDPAKAVVVTRDDVKYAKPDPDLFIAAAERLGVPVENTVVVGDSIWDMLAARRCRALGVGLLSGGYGTEELERAGALRVYDDPADLLEHLDEVASRP